In Panthera uncia isolate 11264 chromosome B4, Puncia_PCG_1.0, whole genome shotgun sequence, one genomic interval encodes:
- the POU6F1 gene encoding POU domain, class 6, transcription factor 1, producing the protein MDPGAGPESSLTVNEQVIVMSGHETIRVLEVGVDAQISAEEEGKGLEGVAAEGSQSRGPAEASEPAGEAGPDNPDSSAEATVKSLPGIPPSPAPAVATFSQAPSQPQASQTLTPLAVQAAPQVLTQENLATVLTGVMVPAGAVTQPLLIPISIAGQVAGQQGLAVWTIPTATVAALPGLTAASPTGGIFKPPLAGLQAAAVLNAALPTPVQAVPPVQASSPTQPRPAAQPQTLFQTQPLLQTTPAILPQPTAATATAPVPKPVDTPPQITVQPAGFALSPGIISAASLGGQTQILGSLTTTPVIANAIPSMPGISSQILTNAQGQVIGALPWVVNSASVAAPAPAQSLQVQAVTPQLLLNAQGQVIATLASSPLPPPVAVRKASTPESPAKSEVQPIQPTPAVPQPAVVITSPAPAAKPSASAPIPITCSETPTVSQLVSKPHTPSLDEDGINLEEIREFAKNFKIRRLSLGLTQTQVGQALTATEGPAYSQSAICRFEKLDITPKSAQKLKPVLEKWLNEAELRNQEGQQNLMEFVGGEPSKKRKRRTSFTPQAIEALNAYFEKNPLPTGQEITEIAKELNYDREVVRVWFCNRRQTLKNTSKLNVFQIP; encoded by the exons ATGGATCCTGGAGCCGGGCCAGAGTCATCACTGACCGTCAATGAGCAG GTCATCGTGATGTCAGGCCACGAGACCATCCGCGTGCTGGAAGTTGGAGTGGATGCCCAGATCTCTGCTGAGGAGGAGGGCAAAGGACTGGAGGGTGTCGCTGCCGAGGGCTCCCAGAGCAGAGGCCCGGCCGAAGCCAGTGAACCCGCTGGTGAAGCTGGGCCAGACAACCCAGACTCCTCTGCAGAGGCAACTG TGAAGTCTCTCCCGGGGATCCCTCCGAGCCCTGCCCCTGCGGTTGCCACCTTCAGCCAAGCCCCAAGCCAGCCTCAGGCATCGCAGACCCTGACACCACTGGCTGTACAAGCTGCCCCCCAG GTCTTGACTCAGGAAAACTTAGCCACAGTTCTGACAGGAGTTATGGTTCCAGCAGGGGCAGTTACTCAACCTCTTCTTATCCCCATCAGTATTGCAGGTCAAGTGGCTGGTCAGCAGGGGCTGGCCGTGTGGACAATTCCTACAGCAACCGTGGCTGCCCTCCCAGGACTGACAGCTGCTTCTCCTACGGGGGGAATTTTCAAGCCACCTTTAGCCGGTCTGCAAG CAGCTGCCGTGCTGAACGCCGCTCTCCCGACACCCGTACAAGCTGTCCCGCCGGTACAGGCCTCCTCGCCCACGCAGCCCCGGCCAGCGGCCCAGCCCCAGACGCTGTTCCAGACCCAGCCGCTGCTGCAGACCACGCCGGCCATTCTACCGCAGCCCACCGCTGCCACCGCTACTGCCCCCGTCCCCAAGCCAGTGGACACCCCCCCACAGATCACCGTCCAGCCTGCAGGCTTCGCACTGAGTCCAGGAATT ATCAGTGCTGCTTCCCTCGGGGGACAGACCCAGATCCTAGGCTCCCTCACTACCACTCCGGTCATTGCCAACGCCATTCCCAGCATGCCAGGGATCAGCAGTCAGATCCTCACCAACGCTCAGGGACAG GTTATTGGAGCACTTCCATGGGTAGTGAACTCGGCTAGTGTGGCAGCCCCAGCACCAGCCCAAAGCCTGCAGGTCCAGGCTGTGACACCCCAGCTGTTGTTGAATGCCCAGGGCCAGGTGATCGCGACCCTGGCCAGCAGCCCCCTGCCTCCGCCCGTGGCTGTCCGGAAGGCAAGCACGCCTGAGTCCCCTGCTAAGAGTGAG GTCCAGCCCATCCAGCCCACGCCAGCCGTGCCGCAGCCAGCGGTGGTCATCACCAGCCCAGCCCCGGCGGCCAAGCCATCTGCCTCTGCTCCCATTCCAATCACCTGCTCTGAGACCCCGACTGTCAGCCAGTTGGTATCCA AGCCGCATACCCCAAGTCTGGATGAGGACGGAATCAACTTGGAAGAGATCCGGGAGTTTGCCAAGAACTTTAAGATCCGGCGGCTGTCCCTGGGCCTCACACAGACTCAGGTGGGCCAGGCTCTGACTGCAACGGAAGGCCCAGCCTACAGCCAGTCAGCCATCTGCCG GTTTGAGAAGCTGGATATCACACCCAAGAGTGCCCAGAAGCTGAAGCCAGTGCTGGAAAAGTGGCTGAATGAAGCCGAACTCCGGAACCAGGAAGGGCAGCAGAACCTGATGGAGTTCGTGGGAGGTGAGCCCTCCAAGAAACGCAAACGTCGCACCTCCTTCACCCCCCAGGCCATAGAGGCTCTGAATGCCTACTTCGAGAAGAACCCGCTGCCCACAGGCCAGGAGATCACCGAGATTGCTAAGGAGCTCAACTACGACCGGGAGGTCGTGCGCGTCTGGTTCTGCAATCGGCGCCAGACGCTCAAGAACACCAGCAAGCTGAATGTCTTTCAGATCCCTTAG